From Rana temporaria chromosome 7, aRanTem1.1, whole genome shotgun sequence, the proteins below share one genomic window:
- the LOC120945099 gene encoding uncharacterized protein LOC120945099 — MSGKEISVAIVGGGISGLVCAARLSQLGITNSVVFDTGKHGPGGRCSSRYIKINGKLHIFDHAVQFFTVSDQRFAKIVSFLHNKKAVKLWPSKIVRLKMGKRPEEVKNMQVFIGTRGMQAVPECLSSLVHVEGHKWVSSVHWDPFNKKWQVDDRWFDYLVVAHNGKCASKLMENSGAPQIHNLLKVKFGPVLSPQTHVMQLCSLWVLLFALTKKAALSFGGAFVEHPDLSWIGNNTSKYSENEMECWTVISTKAFGANHKVPQEFIPPSKEKEVTHLLLNGFAEVTGVDRKMLTPCFTKVQLWGAANPLNALEGEDCVFQASNNVGICGDWLVSPCIEGAVVSGLSLAEVICRHVQGERRDVGLKNHLQPSENEAIGAFPTSKKFFFNALK; from the coding sequence ATGAGTGGAAAAGAGATATCGGTGGCCATTGTTGGTGGTGGGATTTCAGGCTTGGTCTGTGCGGCTAGATTGTCACAGTTGGGAATCACTAACTCAGTGGTTTTTGACACTGGAAAACATGGCCCTGGGGGAAGATGTAGCAGCCGGTACATCAAAATTAATGGAAAACTCCACATATTTGACCACGCTGTCCAGTTCTTCACTGTGAGTGACCAGAGATTTGCCAAAATCGTGTCCTTTTTGCACAACAAGAAGGCAGTGAAATTATGGCCTAGCAAAATTGTTCGTCTCAAAATGGGGAAACGGCCAGAAGAAGTCAAGAACATGCAGGTGTTTATTGGAACAAGGGGAATGCAGGCAGTTCCTGAATGTTTGTCAAGTCTTGTTCATGTTGAGGGACACAAGTGGGTCAGCAGTGTCCACTGGGATCCATTTAATAAAAAGTGGCAAGTAGATGACAGATGGTTTGATTATCTGGTGGTGGCCCATAATGGAAAGTGTGCTTCAAAGCTTATGGAAAACTCAGGGGCGCCACAAATCCACAACCTTCTCAAAGTTAAGTTTGGACCTGTTCTATCACCGCAGACTCACGTCATGCAGCTTTGCTCCCTCTGGGTTTTGTTGTTTGCTTTAACAAAAAAGGCTGCGTTGAGCTTTGGTGGGGCATTTGTGGAACATCCAGACCTATCATGGATTGGAAATAACACATCTAAGTACTCTGAAAATGAGATGGAATGTTGGACTGTCATTAGTACGAAGGCTTTTGGGGCCAACCATAAAGTTCCTCAAGAGTTTATACCACCTTCCAAAGAAAAAGAGGTCACTCATTTGCTTTTGAACGGATTTGCAGAAGTGACTGGCGTTGATCGAAAAATGTTGACTCCCTGTTTTACCAAAGTGCAGCTGTGGGGTGCGGCTAACCCCCTTAATGCGTTAGAGGGCGAGGACTGTGTCTTTCAGGCGAGTAACAATGTGGGAATATGTGGAGACTGGCTAGTAAGTCCGTGCATTGAAGGAGCAGTGGTCAGCGGCCTGTCCCTGGCTGAGGTCATTTGCCGACACGTCCAAGGTGAAAGAAGAGACGTTGGCTTGAAAAACCATCTCCAGCCATCGGAAAATGAAGCTATTGGTGCCTTCCCTACAAGCAAAAAGTTCTTCTTTAACGCTTTGAAATAA